The Bacillota bacterium genomic interval TGAAGGACCAGGTCGAGGAAGTGAGAAAATTGGCAGAAAGAGCATTACACAGGGGAGAGATGATTGAGTGATTTTAGACGATCAATTGTTTGACAAATTTGTAAAGTTGATTTATAAGAAAACAGGAATATATTATGATTGCAATAAAAAGTATTATGTTCAAAAAAGGCTTGAAAAACGTGCTGAAGCCTTGGAGATGGAAACATTGGACGACTATTACCAGATGCTTAAATTTACTGATGACCCATTAGAGTTTGAAAAACTGATTAATGAACTTACGGTAAATGAAACATATTTTTTTCGTGATTTTCCGCAGCTTAGGAACTTTGCTGAAGACGTCCTGCCTTTGGTTGTAAGAGAAAAAAGGAATAGTAGAAGGCTCAAGGTGTGGAGTGCAGCGTGTTCCACTGGAGAAGAACCCTATACTTTATCCATTATTCTTCAAGAAATGTTTGACAATCCTGATGAGTGGGAATTGCAGATTCTTGCTTCCGACATAAATACAGAAGTACTGCATTTTGCCAAGATCGGATTGTATGAGAACAGGGCAATCAAGGATGTGCCGCCTGAATATTTGGAAAAATATTTTACAAAGCGTCATGACAAGTACCTTGTTAATCTTAATGTTCGAAGGCTTGTTACATTCAAGCGGATAAATCTGGTGGACGAATATGAAATGAGCGGTGTAAGAGGGTGTGATTTTATATTCTGCAGAAATTGTCTTATATATTTTGATGATGAATCAAGAAGAAGTGTTTTATCAAGTTTTTATGAGAGCTTGAATCCTGGAGGTTTTATATTTCTCGGGTACTCGGAGTCAGTAGGAAGGATATCGTCAGCTTTTAAAGTTCAAAGAATAGGGGATTCAATAGTTTATTCAAAACCAAAATGAGGGGAGAGGTAATATGAGGCAGGATACTAAAAAAAGAATTCTGATTGTTGACGATTCTGAAATGGTCAGGAATTTCCATAGCTATATTATTAGAATGTTTGGTTATCAGACCGGAACTGCCGAAAATGGAGCTGTTGCTTTGGAAAAGTTGCTTACTGAAGAGTACCAGTTACTTGTAACGGATATAAATATGCCGAAAATGGACGGTTATGAATTGATAAAAAACGTACGAGAAAATGGTATTTCTATTCCTGTTATTGTAGTTTCTACCGAAGAAGAATACAAGTTAAGATTCAGCGGAGAAGAGCTTGGACCCAATTTGCACATTGTAAAGCCGACAGACCCTGAAAAGTTGATAATGGCAATTAAAATGCTTCTTTAGTGCTAAGGAGTGTGGATTATGAGCAACAGTTTTTATCTTGAAGATGTTGATTTGATTAAAATGTTTATTGATGAGTGGACTGAATGCCTGGAAGGACTTGAAAAGGAAATACTAAAGCTTGAAGTTCATTGGGATGACGGCGAACTGTTAAATGATATTTTAAGAAGGGTTCACAATATAAAAGGAGGGTCTTCCTTTGTGGGACTATCCTGTATAACAAAGCTCAGCCATGAGATAGAATTTACGCTGAATGCAATACGAAAGGGAAATACATCTGTTAATTTGGAACTTATAGATAGTTTGCTGCAGGCTGTAGACCTTTTAAACGGTTACATCGTCCAGCTTTACGAGAAATTGAAAGAATATGATTTGTCCGGTGAAAAGGGAGCAATTCATATAGAGTTTGTAAATAGTGAGAAAGAAAAGTCGGTTCTGGAAGGCTTAAAGCAGGCACTGGAAAAGAGTGAAAAAAATGAGAAGGAAGACGATGGGAAACCCGGGGGGAAAGAGGAGCAAGAAGAAGTCGGACTGGAGATACTGCAGACGGAGGAGTTTAAAAGCAGGCTGGCAGAGGGAATGAAGGAGCAGTTTCTCCTTGAAGGCACTGAACATGTTGAGCGGATTGAGAACCAATTGTTAATACAGCTGGATATTAATGGAGATGACAGGGATGTTATTCATGAAATGTTCAGGGCTATTCACAGCATTAAAGGCGGGATAGGAATTTACCTGGCAACGATAACTCATCAAAGTCCATATTATTCGGCATTAAAACAATTTTCCGAAGTGGTGCATACTTTTGAAAGCTTGCTAGCGCTGATAAGGGACAAGGAACTTACATTTGAAAAAAAACTCATCGATTTGAGTTATGAAGTGATAGATTATTTAAAGACTTCCATGAGTGCTGTTGCTTCTGAGGAATGCCATAACATTCCTGCAAGCGGTATTCTTGATAGAATTGACAGATATATATCGTACCTTCAATCCGTACCGGACAACAATACAAAGACTCCTGCAAAACCGCTCAGAGATGACCAAGGAGAGATTACTGATCTACAGCGAAAAGGCAATATAATACAGAGCATCCGCGTAAGTCAGGAAAAACTGGATAAAATGATGGACATGATATCAGAGTTAATAATTGCTAAAAATGCATTTATGCACATTTCATCAAGGTTAAATCTTGAATATGACCTTCCTGAAATGTCAAAAGAAGTAAAAGAGGTAGGGCTTTATATAAATAGAATCTCTGATGAACTTCAAAATACCATTATGTCTATAAGGATGGTAGAAATTAAAACAATATTTCAAAGAATGCCAAGAGTTGTAAGGGATATATCCCAGAGCACGGGAAAGAAGATGAAATTGATTATGGAGGGTGAGGATACAGAGATTGACAAGACAATAATTGAACAGATCAGTGACCCTTTAGTCCATTTAATACGCAATGCTGCAGACCATGGTATTGAGATTCCGCAAGAGCGATTGGCGAAAGGGAAACCTGAGACGGGAAGAATTGTGCTGAGAGCTTACAATAAGAACAAGTATGTGTATATTGAAATAGAAGATGATGGTAAAGGAATCGATGCGGAGAAGTTGAAGGAAAGAGCGGTTGAAAAAGGCTTCATCACTGAAACAGAAGCCGAAAAGATGAACCGAAGCCAGTTGATAAATCTTATATTCCTTCCCGGCTTCAGTACAGCAAAACAGGTTACTGAGGTGTCAGGGCGGGGAGTAGGGATGGATATTGTAAAAAGCAATATAGAAAAGATCAATGGAAATATTGCTATTGAAAGTGAAGTAGATAAGGGAACAAAAATGATAATTCAACTGCCTCTCACTCTTGCAGTTTCACGCGGTTTGATTGTTGAGGTATCCGGTGAAACATATATTTTCCCCTTGGAGTATATTGTTGAAACTGTAAAAATTAACCAAAAAAATATCCACACATTTAACGGAAAGTGCTTTGTACATCTCAGAAAAGATATTATTGGGGTTGAATGGCTTTGCAAGATTTTCCTAACAGGAGACAGAGATATGGAAAAGGAAGAATTGAATGCGGTTATTATATCAAACGGCGTAGAAAAATACGCAATTATTGTAGACAAATTTAAAAGCGAACAGGAATTCGTTGTAAAAACATTAGACGGGCAACTTGCGGCTATTCCGGGTATATCCGGCTCAACTCTGCTGGGTAATGGACAGGTTGTTCTGATTGTGAATCCGGTAGATATTATACAGCTTGCACAGAAATAATTAATTATAAATTTAAAAATAAAAGGATAATAAAATGACTAGGAGGGTAATAGAGATAATAACTATGAGGGTAATAGAGAGGGATTATATTGAGTTTTTTAAAGATTCTATAAGGAAATCTTTTGAGGATATGTTTGAAGAGGAAATAATATTGGAAAGCGAGACTTCAGCCCCAAGATGGATATCATCGAAGGGGGCCGCCGTTATTATCGGGATATCAGGCGTAAAAAAAGGAAGGGTTCTTCTTGACATGTGCCTTGACACTGCATTGGAGCTTGCCCAAAAACTTGATTCCGATTTTAACGATGAGGATCTTGCTCTTTTCACCATTGCCGAATTTTGCAATATTGCTTCAGGAGGGGCTATAACCATGATAAACGACAAATTTAGTGGAAGAGGTTTAAGACTGGCGTCTCCGAGTATTTTTGCCGGAACGAATGCTAGGCTTTTCTCTCCAAAACTGGATTCTGTATTATTGTCTTATTATACACGGTTCGGGAATATTGATTTTTATATCGGCTTTGGAGGAGAATGAAGGTGGACAAAAAATATATATGTCCTTTTGTAAATTCTATTTCGAAAGTATTTGCCAGTTTTGGGCTTGGAAAAATTGTAAGTGGAAGTGTTTACAAGAAAGATTCATTTATCTGTAAGTACAACCTTACAGTTATTATTGGTATATCCGGAAAAATGAAGGGAAATATTGCATTAAGTATGCCGTATGATACAGCCAAAAGAATTGCTTCAGTCATGATGATGGGGATGGAAATAACAGAGATAGATGAAATGTTGGTAAGTGCATTGGGAGAACTTACAAACATAATTTGCGGACAGGCTGCCACTGAGTTTTCATTGCAAAATTTGGTTAAAGAAGTTACTCCGCCTACAATAGTTTATGGGGACATGATGAAGGCTGTTATCAGCCAGGTTGAGACAACAGTAGTTGAGCTGAGTACTCAAATGGGAAATATTGAGCTAAATCTGGGTCTTAAAATATGACTTTTATTCTACCAGGGGGTTCATTCATATGACTAGCAAACTTAAGAAATATGCTGTATTTAACAATAAGGGAGGTGTCGGCAAGAGTACGATTGCAGTGCATGTTGCTCATGGACTAGCACTTAAAGGTAAGAAAGTATTATTGATAGATTTGGACGGACAAAATGATGCCGGTCTTTTTCTTGGATTTACGTCGGAAGATTATAAAAAGACTTTTTATGATTTTTTTGATAGGTTTGGGAATACCAAGGTTTCAGAATGTATCATCCATGCAAGAGAAAACCTGGATTTGCTGCCTTCAAAAAATTTAGATAGAATTAATGCTGAGCTATACAGAGAGTCCAGAATAGATGTAGTTTTAAAGGAAAAATTAAAAGATTTGGAATATATGGGCTACAATTACGTGATCATCGACTGTGGACCTCAGCGAAGCAAAATCAATGATGCAGTTTTGTGCTTTGTGGACGGAATTATTGTACCTGTGCAGCTAGAAGCAGCTTCTGTAAGAGCTATTGGGAATATTTACGAGTATCTTTCGGATTTGAAACTGGATTCAGACATGGTTTCTCTGATAGTGCCCAACATGTACGATCAAAGGACTATTGATGGAAAAGAAAACTTGGGGTTTATTAAAGAGTTTTTTGCAGGTACTGATTTGCTGACTCACCCCGTCCACAGGAGGATTAAGATTACGGAAGCAGGCAAGCTGGGAAAAACTGTATATGAATT includes:
- a CDS encoding protein-glutamate O-methyltransferase CheR, translating into MILDDQLFDKFVKLIYKKTGIYYDCNKKYYVQKRLEKRAEALEMETLDDYYQMLKFTDDPLEFEKLINELTVNETYFFRDFPQLRNFAEDVLPLVVREKRNSRRLKVWSAACSTGEEPYTLSIILQEMFDNPDEWELQILASDINTEVLHFAKIGLYENRAIKDVPPEYLEKYFTKRHDKYLVNLNVRRLVTFKRINLVDEYEMSGVRGCDFIFCRNCLIYFDDESRRSVLSSFYESLNPGGFIFLGYSESVGRISSAFKVQRIGDSIVYSKPK
- a CDS encoding response regulator, producing MRQDTKKRILIVDDSEMVRNFHSYIIRMFGYQTGTAENGAVALEKLLTEEYQLLVTDINMPKMDGYELIKNVRENGISIPVIVVSTEEEYKLRFSGEELGPNLHIVKPTDPEKLIMAIKMLL
- a CDS encoding chemotaxis protein CheA — encoded protein: MSNSFYLEDVDLIKMFIDEWTECLEGLEKEILKLEVHWDDGELLNDILRRVHNIKGGSSFVGLSCITKLSHEIEFTLNAIRKGNTSVNLELIDSLLQAVDLLNGYIVQLYEKLKEYDLSGEKGAIHIEFVNSEKEKSVLEGLKQALEKSEKNEKEDDGKPGGKEEQEEVGLEILQTEEFKSRLAEGMKEQFLLEGTEHVERIENQLLIQLDINGDDRDVIHEMFRAIHSIKGGIGIYLATITHQSPYYSALKQFSEVVHTFESLLALIRDKELTFEKKLIDLSYEVIDYLKTSMSAVASEECHNIPASGILDRIDRYISYLQSVPDNNTKTPAKPLRDDQGEITDLQRKGNIIQSIRVSQEKLDKMMDMISELIIAKNAFMHISSRLNLEYDLPEMSKEVKEVGLYINRISDELQNTIMSIRMVEIKTIFQRMPRVVRDISQSTGKKMKLIMEGEDTEIDKTIIEQISDPLVHLIRNAADHGIEIPQERLAKGKPETGRIVLRAYNKNKYVYIEIEDDGKGIDAEKLKERAVEKGFITETEAEKMNRSQLINLIFLPGFSTAKQVTEVSGRGVGMDIVKSNIEKINGNIAIESEVDKGTKMIIQLPLTLAVSRGLIVEVSGETYIFPLEYIVETVKINQKNIHTFNGKCFVHLRKDIIGVEWLCKIFLTGDRDMEKEELNAVIISNGVEKYAIIVDKFKSEQEFVVKTLDGQLAAIPGISGSTLLGNGQVVLIVNPVDIIQLAQK
- a CDS encoding chemotaxis protein CheX translates to MTRRVIEIITMRVIERDYIEFFKDSIRKSFEDMFEEEIILESETSAPRWISSKGAAVIIGISGVKKGRVLLDMCLDTALELAQKLDSDFNDEDLALFTIAEFCNIASGGAITMINDKFSGRGLRLASPSIFAGTNARLFSPKLDSVLLSYYTRFGNIDFYIGFGGE
- a CDS encoding chemotaxis protein CheX; its protein translation is MDKKYICPFVNSISKVFASFGLGKIVSGSVYKKDSFICKYNLTVIIGISGKMKGNIALSMPYDTAKRIASVMMMGMEITEIDEMLVSALGELTNIICGQAATEFSLQNLVKEVTPPTIVYGDMMKAVISQVETTVVELSTQMGNIELNLGLKI
- a CDS encoding ParA family protein: MTSKLKKYAVFNNKGGVGKSTIAVHVAHGLALKGKKVLLIDLDGQNDAGLFLGFTSEDYKKTFYDFFDRFGNTKVSECIIHARENLDLLPSKNLDRINAELYRESRIDVVLKEKLKDLEYMGYNYVIIDCGPQRSKINDAVLCFVDGIIVPVQLEAASVRAIGNIYEYLSDLKLDSDMVSLIVPNMYDQRTIDGKENLGFIKEFFAGTDLLTHPVHRRIKITEAGKLGKTVYEFDEESSKQFNHIVERLVNIDARAEQ